In one window of Mytilus trossulus isolate FHL-02 chromosome 7, PNRI_Mtr1.1.1.hap1, whole genome shotgun sequence DNA:
- the LOC134725161 gene encoding sodium-independent sulfate anion transporter-like — protein sequence MSFNSEESESTPLLRGHRVSVQTRGLGCRRKMVQVGKLARKHISNACCNREVWKTRFPITKWILKYRVNDLTSDFIAGLTVAMTVIPQGLAYSTLAGLPPQYGLYSAFMGCFIYTFLGTSKDITLGPTAIMSLMTATFAMSPIKGDATYAILLCLMTGVVQLVMGLLNLGILVNFISHPVINAFTSAAAITIAFGQVKGILGLKNIPRDFLEMVYETFKHIPKTNVWDLTMGLSSLVLLILMKKLRVIQWKDDPGTTPSRCVKVARYILWLVGTSANAIVVISASGIVAILLSYDVDKLTITGHIKSGLPPVKVPAFSVSDGNTTISTSEIFTGIGAGFIIVPLLGLVELIAIAKAFSRRNNYKIYPSQELIAIGIANIVSSFFSSYPVTGSFSRTAVNSQSGVRTPASGIVTGAIILLALQVLTPLFKYIPKSALAAVIISAVIQMVDYEIPRTLWRVKKLDLIPLVITFISSLAVGIEYGIIIGVGISLIMLLYPMARPKIKIVPTDANNILVLKINHGLNFPAVDYILEEMEHLSEKDGRYQSVVLDCSHISEIDFSSIQCIKEMIVEFARRDSKIVFACITEKVFQYIEYADINDLVVSATIKDGCRILQDELKKELQNGELSHTLGEATVIVDISSHL from the exons ATGAGTTTCAATTCGGAGGAATCCGAATCTACACCACTTTTACGTGGTCATCGTGTGTCCGTACAAACAAGAGGCCTAGGTTGTCGAAGAAAAATGGTGCAAGTTGGAAAATTAGCTAGGAAGCATATAAGTAATGCATGCTGTAATCGTGAAGTTTGGAAAACAAGATTTCCTATTACAAAATGGATATTGAAATACAG AGTCAATGATCTTACTTCAGATTTTATAGCAGGACTAACGGTTGCTATGACAGTAATACCACAGGGACTTGCTTACTCCACTTTAGCAGGTCTTCCGCCAcag TATGGTTTATACTCTGCTTTTATGGGTTgttttatatacacatttctTGGAACGTCAAAAGATATCACCCTTGGTCCTACAGCTATAATGTCACTGATGACAGCAACGTTTGCCATGTCACCGATCAAAGGAGATGCTACTTATGCTATTTTGTTATGTCTCATGACCGGAGTTGTACAACTTGTTATGGGATTGCTTAATTTAG gtattttagtaaattttatatCACATCCTGTGATAAATGCCTTTACTTCTGCTGCCGCCATTACAATAGCCTTTGGACAAGTTAAG GGAATATTAGGTCTGAAAAATATACCAAGAGATTTTCTGGAGATGGTGTATgaaacttttaaacatataccAAAGACAAA tgtaTGGGATTTAACAATGGGATTATCAAGCTTAGTTTTATTAATCTTAATGAAG aaattgaGAGTAATACAATGGAAAGACGATCCTGGTACTACCCCCTCACGCTGTGTAAAAGTTGCTAGATATATTCTCTGGTTGGTTGGAACAA GCGCCAATGCAATAGTTGTAATATCTGCCTCAGGAATAGTAGCCATTTTACTTAGTTACGATGTAGACAAGCTTACAATTACCGGCCATATAAAAAGTGGATTACCGCCAGTAAAAGTCCCAGCATTCTCTGTCTCTGATGGTAACACAACCATCAGTACCTCGGAAATTTTTACg GGAATAGGAGCAGGATTTATCATTGTTCCATTACTTGGTCTTGTAGAACTCATAGCCATTGCCAAAGCATTTT caagaagaaataattataaaatttatccTAGTCAAGAACTCATTGCCATTG gtatagCCAATATAGTTAGctcatttttttcatcataccCAGTCACAGGCAGTTTTTCAAG AACTGCAGTAAATTCACAGAGTGGTGTTAGGACTCCAGCTTCTGGAATAGTCACTGGTGCAATAATACTGTTGGCGTTACAAGTGTTAACGCCATTGTTTAAATACATTCCTAAATCTGCCTTGGCAGCTGTTATCATCTCAGCCGTAATACAGATGGTTGATTATGAAATTCCACGAACATTATGGCGAGTGAAAA aactTGACCTTATACctttagtaataacatttatttcctCGCTGGCAGTTGGAATAGaa TATGGCATTATAATTGGTGTTGGTATTTCTTTGATTATGTTGTTGTATCCCATGGCCAGACCAAAAATTAAG atagtACCAACTGATGCAAACAACATAttagtattaaaaataaatcatggtTTGAATTTCCCAGCTGTTGACTATATTCTAGAAGAAATGGAACATCTGTCAGAAAAAG acGGCAGATACCAATCAGTTGTTTTAGATTGCAGTCATATATCAGAAATAGACTTTAGTTCTATACAA tgtataAAAGAAATGATTGTTGAGTTTGCTAGAAGAGATTCAAAGATTGTCTTTGCCTGTATTACA gaaaaagtatttcaatacaTAGAGTATGCAGACATTAATGACCTTGTGGTCAGTGCTACAATAAAAGATGGCTGTAGGATATTACAAG ATGAGTTAAAGAAAGAACTTCAGAATGGTGAATTATCACATACCCTCGGAGAAGCTACTGT